A portion of the Phoenix dactylifera cultivar Barhee BC4 unplaced genomic scaffold, palm_55x_up_171113_PBpolish2nd_filt_p 000253F, whole genome shotgun sequence genome contains these proteins:
- the LOC103708329 gene encoding mechanosensitive ion channel protein 10-like, whose translation MQNLEKDQVVLIMQSPDLADPQPFSGEKPTPNHNSNPNSATAAAVPPSKPSRPTLNRLAVSKPKSRFVELNYPPLLKPEHQPLSEIPKRSDDTDSDSDDQEEDEEEEEEEQPISDKFLPKSGRWWFGWQALLEWSAFVAITACLVSSLTLPSLKLHTLWGLKQWKWCLMGLVVLCGRLVSGWLVWALVFVIERYFLLQEKVLYFVYGLRKSVRSCVWLALVVLSWYLVFDPKVDTSPILYRFSRALVAFLVAATIWLLKILLVKVLASSFHVATFFDRMKESVFHQYILESLSGPPLEEDNVDTTSRTKEEENEKKRKKKLKRRSPVAGMIMGRSKTMPARMGGSSRRIDMKKLRDLSRAAANGRSVRRLVSHIMKTGLSLSTLSRTVDRTVDRFGETDADSEITSEREARVSAERIFKNVAKPHHKYIEEEDLKRFLTREEVHTIFPLFEGALETGKIKKSAFRNWVVRAYRERKSLAHSLNDTKTAVQQLHKLASAVVSVIILMISLLVMGVATTKLLLVVTSQLLVAGFMFKNMVKIIFESIIFVFVMHPFDVGDRCVIDGVQMIVEEMNILTTVFLRYDNEKIYYPNAVLLSKPISNFYRSPDMGDMIEFSIDVSTPVETVTALRKSIQAYLESKPKYWHPKHSVLVKEIENVNKMKMALTVLHTMNHQNFPEKNNRRSELVFELKKIFESLGIKYHLLPQEIHLTQVVMADGRMPAQ comes from the exons ATGCAAAACTTGGAGAAAGATCAAGTAGTCCTCATCATGCAGTCCCCGGATCTCGCCGATCCCCAACCCTTCTCCGGCGAGAAACCAACCCCAAACCATAATTCGAATCCGAactccgccaccgccgccgcggTCCCTCCGTCGAAGCCCTCCCGGCCAACCCTCAACCGCCTCGCGGTCTCGAAGCCCAAATCCCGCTTCGTGGAACTCAACTACCCTCCCCTTCTGAAGCCCGAGCACCAGCCCCTGTCCGAGATCCCCAAAAGATCCGACGACACGGACTCCGACTCCGACGATCAAGAAGAagacgaggaggaggaagaggaggagcagCCCATCTCCGACAAATTTCTCCCGAAGAGCGGCCGGTGGTGGTTCGGGTGGCAGGCCCTGCTCGAGTGGTCCGCCTTCGTCGCCATCACCGCCTGCCTCGTCTCCAGCCTCACCCTCCCCTCCCTCAAGCTTCATACGCTCTGGGGTCTGAAACAGTGGAAGTGGTGCCTGATGGGCCTGGTGGTGCTGTGCGGCCGCCTCGTCTCCGGGTGGCTGGTGTGGGCCCTGGTGTTCGTCATCGAGCGCTACTTCCTCCTCCAAGAGAAGGTGCTCTACTTCGTGTACGGCCTTCGGAAGAGCGTCCGCAGCTGCGTCTGGCTGGCCCTCGTCGTCCTCTCCTGGTACCTCGTCTTCGACCCCAAGGTGGACACCTCCCCCATCCTCTACCGCTTCTCCCGCGCCCTCGTCGCCTTCCTCGTCGCCGCCACCATCTGGCTCCTCAAGATCCTCCTCGTCAAGGTCCTCGCCTCCTCCTTCCACGTCGCCACCTTCTTCGACCGCATGAAGGAGAGCGTCTTCCAccaatacatcctcgagagcCTCTCCGGGCCACCCCTTGAAGAAGATAATGTTGACACCACCAGTCGCactaaagaggaggagaatgagaagaagaggaagaagaagctgaAGCGGCGATCGCCGGTGGCTGGGATGATCATGGGGCGGTCGAAGACGATGCCGGCGAGGATGGGGGGGTCGTCGCGGAGGATAGACATGAAGAAGCTCCGGGATCTGAGCCGGGCGGCGGCGAACGGGCGCAGCGTGAGGCGGCTGGTGAGTCACATCATGAAGACGGGGCTCTCCTTGTCGACGCTCTCGAGGACGGTGGACCGGACGGTGGACCGCTTCGGGGAGACGGACGCGGACTCGGAGATCACCAGCGAGCGGGAGGCCCGCGTCTCGGCCGAGCGCATCTTCAAGAACGTCGCCAAGCCCCACCACAA GTATATTGAGGAGGAGGATTTGAAGAGGTTCCTGACCAGGGAGGAGGTGCACACAATATTTCCACTCTTCGAAGGAGCCCTTGAGACAGGAAAGATTAAGAAGTCTGCATTCCGCAATTGGGTG GTGAGAGCATATCGAGAGCGGAAGTCATTGGCTCATTCCCTGAATGACACAAAGACTGCAGTGCAGCAGCTGCACAAGCTGGCGAGTGCAGTTGTGAGTGTGATCATTCTTATGATTTCACTTCTTGTGATGGGGGTGGCCACCACAAAACTCCTTCTGGTAGTCACTTCGCAGTTGCTGGTGGCAGGCTTCATGTTTAAGAACATGGTTAAGATCATCTTTGAGTCCATCATCTTCGTCTTTGTCATGCACCCTTTCGATGTGGGTGATCGCTGTGTGATTGATGGTGTTCAG ATGATTGTTGAAGAAATGAACATATTGACTACAGTCTTCCTTCGGTATGATAACGAGAAGATCTACTACCCTAATGCAGTACTGTTGTCAAAGCCCATCAGCAACTTCTATAGAAGTCCTGACATGGGTGATATGATTGAGTTTTCGATCGATGTTTCTACCCCAGTCGAAACTGTTACTGCTCTAAGGAAATCAATACAAGC GTACCTGGAGAGCAAGCCAAAGTATTGGCACCCAAAGCACTCAGTTCTAGTGAAAGAGATTGAAAATGTCAACAAAATGAAAATGGCTCTAACTGTGCTCCACACAATGAACCATCAGAACTTCCCTGAAAAGAATAATCGGCGGTCAGAACTTGTATTTGAGCTGAAGAAGATCTTTGAAAGTCTTGGCATCAAatatcatctcctccctcaagaGATCCATCTAACCCAAGTCGTTATGGCAGATGGAAGGATGCCTGCACAGTAA
- the LOC120105289 gene encoding secreted RxLR effector protein 161-like has product MVDIPYASTIGSLMYAQMCTRPDIAFVVGLLGRFPSDPGKAYWDAAKKVFRKSTSVYVFLLAGQVVSWKSQKQSITAPSTMAAEYIACFEATSQAI; this is encoded by the exons ATGGTAGATATACCTTATGCGTCTACAATTGGTAGCCTTATGTATGCGCAAATGTGCACACGTCCTGATATAGCTTTTGTCGTTGGATTGCTTGGTAGATTTCCAAGTGACCCAGGCAAAGCTTATTGGGATGCTGCCAAAAAGGTATTCAG gaagtcaacatctgtaTATGTCTTCCTACTAGCAGGTCAAGTGGTTTCATGGAAGAGCCAGAAGCAGTCCATTACTGCTCCTTCCACAATGGCTGCAGAGTATATTGCTTGTTTTGAGGCCACATCACAGGCGATTTAG